A genomic window from Streptomyces sp. MST-110588 includes:
- a CDS encoding helix-turn-helix domain-containing protein, with protein sequence MTDAMESADGSAEENSVVLDAKGLRALAHPLRVQLVGLLRKYGPSTATRLAERLGVNSGTASYHLRQLGAAGFVEEVTERGNARERWWRSVHQTTEFNTRDLADREPEAALAFLQSVAATYTLRTQRTLNELQTLPHAWRDTFDMSDCALRLTPEEAISLGQELRAVIVRYRRDTPDAVASAPKGAERVGVITQILPELVVPAASSLPSDPTEAEGNPTS encoded by the coding sequence ATGACTGATGCAATGGAGAGCGCCGATGGCTCCGCCGAAGAGAACTCGGTTGTTCTGGACGCCAAGGGGCTGCGTGCCCTCGCACATCCGCTGCGCGTGCAGTTGGTCGGGTTGCTGCGGAAGTACGGCCCGTCGACGGCCACCCGCCTCGCGGAGCGGCTGGGCGTGAATTCCGGGACGGCCAGCTATCACCTGCGCCAGCTCGGTGCGGCGGGTTTCGTCGAGGAGGTCACAGAGCGTGGCAACGCACGAGAGCGCTGGTGGCGTTCGGTTCATCAAACGACGGAGTTCAACACCCGGGACCTGGCCGACCGGGAGCCCGAGGCCGCACTGGCGTTTCTGCAGTCCGTCGCAGCCACCTACACCTTGCGGACTCAGCGGACGCTGAACGAGCTGCAGACGCTGCCTCATGCGTGGCGGGACACCTTCGACATGAGCGACTGTGCCCTACGGCTCACCCCTGAGGAAGCGATCTCCCTGGGACAAGAGTTGAGGGCCGTCATCGTCCGCTACCGGAGAGATACCCCAGACGCGGTGGCCAGTGCCCCGAAGGGGGCCGAACGGGTCGGCGTCATCACGCAGATCCTGCCCGAACTAGTTGTACCTGCCGCGTCGTCGCTCCCTTCCGACCCTACGGAAGCGGAAGGAAATCCGACGTCATGA